From Actinoplanes oblitus, a single genomic window includes:
- a CDS encoding GH92 family glycosyl hydrolase — MLRTLATAALLTAAGLSIPVTAHAADLDLTGYVNPFVGTDDSNSPNPVGGGAGGSTFPGATVPFGMVQFSPDTPTGSPSGYRDRDRTIESFSLTHFNGAGCPNNEDLPILPITGNLGSSPGSAWTSYASGYTKSNESAVPGYYKNRLDKYGIDAELSATTRTGALRLTYPATTSARVLINASRSATGDRAGNVTISGNRVWGEHTAGGFCGGRTFKMYYSILFDRTPTGVGTFNGGTVTAGSTSVSGNQAGAYVTFDTSANPVVTATVGISFVSVANAQNNATAEAGAFPAVRQHALDDWNAALNRIQVTGGGTTDLQKFYTALYHVLMNPNVASDTNGQYMGFDGAVHTASHPVYQNYSGWDIYRSWAALTALIAPDVMSDIVASMVLDGQQGGLLPKWSQQSIEDFVMPGDPGPIIVASAYAFGVRGFDTAAALALMKKSATGGSTQGYVLRGNRGSYESGHYIPGNPSETLEYASSDFAISRFAKALGDTTAYDTYATHAQYWRSLFNGESAYIHNREGNGAYSWPLDPATEKPYVEGNAAQYTWMVPHNLGALVTLMGGPHTAAQRLDHHFTELNGGLSRPYFYVGNEPEHGVPWTYHYARRPAGASDAVRRVMSESFTTGAGGLPGNDDLGATSAWYVWAALGLYPVTPGADTLAVHGGLFPQALIRRPGGDITITGGSATNRYVQSLAVDGTATSHNWIRYPQIGDGATIAYTMGSSPGGWGTAAGDVPPSFGDGAQQPPAEPDLGPDLALNKPATGGAAACGAETPAKAVDDLLKDNSKWCTTGTPRTLTVDLGSERNVSSFIVKHAGLGGERTNWNTAAFTIATSTDNATWSNAVTVGNARASRTYAPIPARTARYVRLDVTTPANDGNNAARIYELEVYGSSSFPADLALSRPAAADSACGAAEGADKAVNGSWLGGWTDKWCSGGATKWLQTDLGGTRHIGSVVIRHAGAGGEYPAWNTRDFDVLTSDDGTTWTTRATVRGNTADSTSTTVDADARYVRLSVITPASDGNGAARIYEFDVRG; from the coding sequence ATGCTCCGTACCCTCGCCACCGCGGCCCTCCTCACCGCCGCGGGCCTCTCCATCCCGGTGACGGCCCACGCCGCCGACCTCGACCTCACCGGATACGTCAACCCGTTCGTCGGCACCGACGACAGCAACTCCCCCAACCCGGTCGGCGGCGGCGCCGGCGGCAGCACCTTCCCCGGCGCCACCGTGCCGTTCGGGATGGTGCAGTTCAGCCCGGACACCCCGACCGGCTCGCCGTCCGGTTACCGCGATCGGGACCGGACCATCGAGTCGTTCAGCCTCACCCATTTCAACGGCGCCGGCTGCCCGAACAACGAGGACCTGCCGATCCTGCCGATCACCGGCAACCTCGGCTCCTCGCCGGGCAGCGCCTGGACCTCATACGCCAGCGGCTACACCAAGTCCAACGAGTCGGCCGTCCCCGGCTACTACAAGAACCGCCTCGACAAGTACGGGATCGACGCCGAGCTGAGCGCCACGACCCGCACCGGCGCGCTGCGGCTCACCTACCCCGCCACGACCAGTGCCCGCGTGCTGATCAACGCCTCCCGGTCGGCCACCGGCGACCGGGCCGGCAACGTGACGATCAGCGGTAACCGGGTCTGGGGCGAGCACACCGCCGGCGGCTTCTGCGGCGGGCGCACGTTCAAGATGTACTACTCGATCCTGTTCGACCGCACGCCCACCGGCGTCGGCACGTTCAACGGCGGCACCGTCACCGCCGGGTCGACAAGCGTCAGCGGTAACCAGGCCGGCGCCTACGTCACATTCGACACCAGCGCGAACCCGGTGGTCACCGCGACCGTCGGCATCTCGTTCGTCAGCGTCGCGAACGCGCAGAACAACGCCACCGCCGAGGCGGGCGCGTTCCCCGCCGTACGCCAGCATGCCCTTGATGATTGGAACGCGGCACTCAATCGGATCCAGGTGACCGGCGGCGGCACGACGGACCTGCAGAAGTTCTACACAGCGCTCTATCACGTGCTGATGAATCCGAACGTCGCCAGCGACACCAACGGGCAATACATGGGATTCGACGGCGCGGTGCACACCGCCTCGCATCCGGTGTACCAGAACTATTCGGGCTGGGACATCTACCGCTCGTGGGCGGCGCTGACCGCGCTGATCGCGCCGGACGTGATGAGCGACATCGTCGCGTCGATGGTGCTCGACGGCCAGCAGGGCGGCCTGCTGCCGAAATGGTCGCAGCAGAGCATCGAGGACTTCGTGATGCCCGGCGACCCCGGGCCGATCATCGTGGCCAGCGCCTACGCGTTCGGGGTGCGCGGTTTCGACACCGCGGCGGCCCTCGCGCTGATGAAGAAGAGCGCCACCGGCGGCAGCACGCAGGGCTATGTGCTGCGCGGCAATCGCGGTTCCTACGAGAGCGGCCATTACATTCCCGGAAATCCGTCGGAGACCCTCGAGTACGCGTCGAGCGACTTCGCGATCAGCCGGTTCGCCAAGGCGCTCGGCGACACCACCGCCTACGACACCTACGCGACGCACGCGCAGTACTGGCGCAGCCTGTTCAACGGCGAATCGGCGTACATCCACAACCGGGAGGGCAACGGCGCCTATTCGTGGCCCCTCGACCCGGCGACCGAAAAGCCGTACGTGGAGGGCAACGCCGCCCAGTACACCTGGATGGTGCCGCACAACCTGGGCGCGCTGGTCACCCTGATGGGCGGCCCGCACACCGCGGCGCAACGGCTCGACCACCACTTCACCGAGCTCAACGGCGGTCTGTCCCGGCCGTACTTCTACGTCGGCAACGAGCCGGAGCACGGCGTCCCGTGGACCTACCACTACGCCCGCCGGCCGGCCGGCGCCTCGGACGCGGTGCGCCGGGTGATGAGCGAGTCGTTCACCACCGGCGCCGGCGGCCTGCCCGGCAACGACGATCTCGGCGCCACCAGCGCCTGGTACGTCTGGGCCGCCCTCGGCCTCTACCCGGTCACCCCGGGCGCCGACACCCTGGCGGTGCACGGTGGCCTCTTCCCGCAGGCGCTGATCCGGCGCCCGGGCGGCGACATCACCATCACCGGCGGCAGCGCCACCAACCGGTACGTCCAGTCGCTCGCCGTCGACGGCACCGCGACCAGCCACAACTGGATCCGGTATCCGCAGATCGGCGACGGGGCCACCATCGCGTACACGATGGGCTCCTCCCCCGGCGGCTGGGGCACCGCCGCCGGTGACGTCCCGCCCAGCTTCGGCGACGGCGCACAGCAGCCGCCCGCCGAGCCGGACCTCGGTCCCGACCTGGCGCTGAACAAGCCGGCCACCGGCGGCGCGGCCGCCTGCGGCGCGGAAACCCCGGCCAAGGCCGTGGACGACCTGCTCAAGGACAACAGCAAGTGGTGTACGACCGGAACCCCGCGCACCCTGACCGTCGACCTGGGCTCGGAGCGGAACGTGTCCTCGTTCATCGTCAAGCACGCCGGTCTCGGTGGCGAGCGGACCAACTGGAACACCGCCGCCTTCACCATCGCGACCAGCACCGACAACGCGACCTGGTCGAACGCGGTGACTGTCGGCAACGCCCGGGCCAGTCGCACCTACGCGCCGATCCCGGCCCGCACGGCCCGGTACGTCCGGCTGGACGTCACCACCCCGGCCAACGACGGCAACAACGCCGCCCGCATCTACGAACTGGAGGTGTACGGGTCGAGCAGCTTCCCGGCCGACCTGGCGCTGAGCCGCCCGGCCGCCGCCGACTCGGCGTGCGGCGCGGCCGAGGGCGCCGACAAGGCGGTCAACGGCAGCTGGCTGGGCGGCTGGACCGACAAGTGGTGCTCGGGCGGCGCCACCAAGTGGTTGCAGACCGACCTGGGCGGCACCCGGCACATCGGCTCGGTGGTGATCCGGCACGCCGGCGCCGGTGGTGAGTACCCGGCCTGGAACACCCGGGACTTCGACGTGCTGACCTCGGACGACGGTACGACGTGGACCACCCGGGCCACGGTCCGCGGCAACACCGCGGACAGCACCAGCACGACGGTCGACGCGGATGCCCGGTACGTCCGGCTCAGCGTGATCACCCCGGCCAGCGACGGCAACGGGGCCGCCCGGATCTACGAGTTCGACGTCCGCGGCTGA
- a CDS encoding maleylpyruvate isomerase N-terminal domain-containing protein: protein MSVREVYLESAEVVTAFLAQPAVAERWDAPSSLARLRVGGLTAHLAGQVTQVPPVLDAPVVDEHIRLAEHFARSTWIDSGLDSDVNVYIRCSAEEAATAGAAAVTEAATTALAALRRRLPAEPPDRVIQLPWGPWSLSLDDFLVTRLLELAVHCDDLATSIGADTPPFPPSWFDPVISVLCHLAARRHGQPALIRALSRAERAPASIAGL from the coding sequence GTGAGCGTCAGAGAGGTCTACCTGGAGTCGGCCGAGGTGGTCACCGCGTTCCTGGCCCAGCCGGCCGTGGCGGAACGCTGGGACGCCCCGAGCTCGCTGGCGCGACTACGCGTCGGCGGCCTGACCGCCCACCTGGCCGGCCAGGTCACCCAGGTGCCACCGGTGCTGGACGCGCCAGTGGTCGACGAACACATTCGGCTGGCCGAGCACTTCGCCAGGTCGACCTGGATCGACAGCGGCCTCGACAGCGACGTCAACGTCTACATCCGCTGCTCGGCCGAGGAGGCGGCGACCGCCGGAGCAGCGGCCGTGACCGAAGCGGCCACCACCGCCCTGGCCGCCCTGCGCCGCCGGCTGCCCGCCGAACCACCCGACCGCGTCATCCAGCTGCCGTGGGGCCCGTGGTCCCTCTCCCTGGACGACTTCCTCGTGACCCGCCTGCTGGAACTCGCCGTCCACTGCGACGACCTGGCCACCAGCATCGGCGCCGACACTCCTCCGTTCCCGCCGTCCTGGTTCGACCCGGTGATCAGCGTCCTCTGCCACCTGGCCGCCCGCCGCCACGGCCAGCCCGCCCTGATCCGAGCCCTCAGCCGAGCCGAACGAGCCCCGGCCTCCATCGCCGGCCTCTGA
- a CDS encoding aminotransferase class I/II-fold pyridoxal phosphate-dependent enzyme, which yields MDQDTTPVLDAIEQYRDEGDYTFALPGHRLGKGIDERTAAVLSRGAFAADVITAKQVVGDAEKLFAEAVGARDVIFTTCGSSISMHTAMLTLIGPGKKILADRNVHKSVVASLIMAGAEPIWLRPRWDHRRQIAHPATVGDVEAALAADPDISAVLVITPTEYGCGADVRGIADVCHERGLPLLVDEAWGAHFAFHDGLPTAAVRAGADLVVQSLHKAGGGLCQASMIQVGGDLVDPVDLRLRLDLITTTSPSALFYGSIDGFRRHMVGHGRRLLDAALDRAGRLRTRLSRVPGLSVMDASIMDEDGVAEWDPLKLSVDVSGLGITGYQAKEWLQTEKRLTVQLGDARRVVCSLTYADDEAAFERLTGALEELAAKPPRPDRPGPHIPAMEDFDLEQAMNPREAFFAETEQVADPVGRISAEMISPYPPGVPAILPGERFNAEVVEYLRAGLAAGMVLPDAADPELSTFRVVRA from the coding sequence ATGGACCAGGACACGACACCGGTTCTCGACGCGATCGAGCAGTATCGGGACGAGGGCGATTACACGTTCGCGCTGCCGGGGCACCGGCTCGGCAAGGGTATCGACGAGCGGACCGCGGCGGTGCTGTCGCGCGGCGCGTTCGCCGCCGACGTGATCACCGCGAAGCAGGTGGTCGGCGACGCCGAGAAGCTGTTCGCCGAGGCGGTCGGCGCCCGCGACGTGATCTTCACGACCTGCGGTTCCAGCATCTCCATGCACACCGCGATGCTCACGCTGATCGGGCCGGGCAAGAAGATCCTCGCCGACCGGAACGTGCACAAGTCGGTGGTGGCCTCACTGATCATGGCCGGTGCCGAGCCGATCTGGCTGCGCCCGCGCTGGGATCACCGGCGGCAGATCGCCCACCCGGCCACCGTCGGCGACGTCGAGGCCGCGCTCGCCGCGGACCCGGACATCAGCGCGGTCCTGGTGATCACCCCGACCGAGTACGGCTGCGGCGCCGACGTGCGCGGCATCGCCGACGTGTGCCACGAGCGCGGCCTCCCGTTGCTGGTCGACGAGGCGTGGGGCGCGCACTTCGCGTTCCACGACGGGCTGCCGACCGCGGCCGTGCGGGCCGGCGCCGACCTGGTGGTGCAGAGCCTGCACAAGGCCGGTGGCGGTCTCTGCCAGGCGTCGATGATCCAGGTCGGCGGGGATCTGGTGGACCCGGTGGACCTGCGGCTGCGGCTCGACCTGATCACCACGACCAGCCCGTCGGCGCTGTTCTACGGCTCGATCGACGGGTTCCGCCGGCACATGGTCGGGCACGGCCGGCGGCTCCTCGACGCGGCACTGGACCGTGCCGGCCGGCTCCGGACCAGGCTGTCCCGGGTGCCCGGGCTGAGCGTGATGGACGCCTCGATCATGGACGAGGACGGCGTCGCCGAGTGGGATCCGCTCAAGCTCAGCGTGGACGTGTCCGGGCTGGGCATCACCGGTTACCAGGCCAAGGAGTGGCTGCAGACGGAGAAGCGGCTGACCGTGCAGCTCGGCGACGCGCGCCGGGTGGTCTGCTCGCTCACCTACGCCGACGACGAGGCCGCGTTCGAGCGGCTCACCGGGGCGCTGGAGGAGCTCGCCGCCAAGCCGCCGCGGCCGGACCGCCCCGGCCCGCACATCCCCGCGATGGAGGATTTCGACCTGGAGCAGGCGATGAACCCGCGGGAGGCGTTCTTCGCCGAGACCGAGCAGGTCGCCGACCCGGTCGGGCGGATCAGCGCTGAGATGATCAGCCCCTATCCGCCGGGGGTGCCGGCCATCCTGCCCGGTGAGCGGTTCAACGCGGAGGTGGTCGAGTACCTGCGGGCCGGACTGGCGGCCGGCATGGTGCTACCGGACGCCGCCGACCCGGAGCTGTCGACCTTCCGCGTGGTGCGAGCCTGA